The genomic region GAATTTATAAAAGTTTTTCTTGGGAAGATGAAGGAAGGTTTTATGAAAGGGTTTTTAAAATAAAAAGGTGGAAAAAGTATTTACCAGATGGGGGAGATTTTTTTTCTAATGGTTTTGCTAAAAAACATTTAAAGACTAGAAACTATGAATATTTAATTACTTTTTTAGAAGAAACAAGGAGAGCAGAATTGGTTCACTGGTTACAAATTATACCAGTAATTATATTTTTCCTTTTTAACCTCTGGTGGGTAGGGCTAATAATGGTTATTTATGCCCTAGCTGTCAACCTCCCTTGCATTATTGCTCAGCGATATAATCGGCCAAGATTACAAAAGATAATAGATAGAGAAAAGTGTGAATTGGAGAAGGTGATTTGATGGCTATCGGCTATGCATGTATTACATTAGGGATAAAAGATTCTTTAAAAGGTTGTGTTTTAAAAAATGCTACAGAAAGGAAATTATTAGAAATCATTGAGCACAATTTAGGGGTTTTAGAAAGACAAATAGAATATAATCTGGAAAATAATATCAGACTTTTTAGAATTAGTTCAGATATAATTCCCTTTGGTTCCCATATTATAAATGAGTTAAAATGGTGGGAAATATTTAAAGAAAAGCTAGAAAAAATAGGGGACAAAATAAAGGATAATGGGATTAGGGTATCTATGCATCCCGGTCAATACACAGTTTTAAATTCCCCTAATGAAGAAGTTGTAAGAAATGCTGTCAGAGATTTAGAATATCATTGCAGATTTTTAGATAGTCTAAAAGTTGATAAAGCCTGTAAGGTGATTTTACATATTGGAGGTATTTATGGTGACAAAAGGAAAGCCTTAACTAGGTTTTCCAAAAATTACTCTAAGTTAGGTGATAATTTAAAAAAAAGATTGGTTATAGAAAATGATGAAAAGGCTTTTAATATTAAAGAAGTATTAGATCTAGGGGTAAGTTTAGGAATACCAGTTGTTTTTGACAATCTTCACCATACTATAAATAAGCCAGAAGGAGAAAAAGGAGATCTATACTGGATAAAAAAGGCAGGAGATACATGGGAAGATGGCGATGGAAAGCAAAAAATCCATTACTCGCAACAAAAAATAGGGGGGAAAGTAGGTAGCCATTCAGACACCATTTTTGTACAAGATTTTTTTGATTACTATAAAGAAATAGGTGGAGATAATTTTGATATTATGTTAGAAGTCAAAGATAAAGACTTATCGGCAATTAAATGTATTAATTGTATTGAAAAGGCAAGTATAACCGAGCTGGAAAAGGAGTGGGCAAAATATAAATATATTGTTTTAGAAAAATCAGCTAAAATATACGGGGAAATACGGAACTTATTGAAAGATAAAAGTAACCCTCAACCTTTAGTATTTTATAATTTAATAGACACTGCATTAAAATTGCCGGAAAATAAAGGGGGAGCAGTTAATGCTTTAGAACATATATGGGGATATTTTAAAGATAAAGCTACCCCTAAAGAAAAGGAAAAATTTTTTCTATTATTAAATGAATATAAAATAGAAGACAAACCGTTGGAGAAGGTTAAAAATTACTTAGCCAGCTTATCAAATAAATATCAAGAGAACTATCTTCTCCGATCTTATTATTTTCTTTATTAATATATATAAGCCAAGGAAAAATCCTTGGCTTAGTAAGTTTTAAAGATGAGGTTTACTTTAATTCTGGCCAGTATCCTCTATTGGCTTCTAATAATTCATCTAAAATTTGTTTGGCAACTGTAGCACTTGGCACAGTTTTAGAAAGGGTTATAGCTTGCCATAATTTGTGATAAGATTTTTCAATCCATGCATCAACAACTAATTTCTCTACAGCTACTTGTTGTTCCATAAGACCTTTTTGGAATCTAGGGATTTCGCCGATCACTAAAGGGCGAGGTCCTGTTTTTTCAACGATACAAGGAATTTCTACCATGGCTGTAGGATCGAAGTTGATGATAGCACCATTATTAGGAACAATTAACAACATCTTTTCCTTTGTATTATAAGCAATAGCTGTTGCAAGGTCGACAATATATGATGCATGTTCATCGATTTCTACATGAATACCTTTAGTAGAACCTTGTTCAATTACTTTTTTACATGTCTCGAAAACGTACTTTTCTCTACCATCCATTACTTCATTTGCCCGGGTATACTCTTTATTAGAATGTTGAACAACATAATCAGGGAATAAATAATATTTTAAATAGGTATTTGGTAAGGTATCAGGATCTGTTTTATATACATCCCGAGCTTTTAAAAAAGTATCATTCCAACTAGGATCAACATGTTGACTATCTCCACCTTCTACTACATAACCATATTTCTCTACATGGGATTTTAATTTGGGCATCAAATCATTTCCCTCTTTATCTCTAATTTCAGTCCACCAACCAAAATGGTTTAATCCGTAATACATAACATCTAATTCTTTTCTAGAATTTAATCCTAGGATTTTAGCCATCCTTGTTTCTATACCTATTGGCATATCGCAGATATTCAATATTTTAGAATTTGGTCTTAATCTCCTTGTGGCTTCAGCTACGATAGCTGCTGGATTGGAATAGTTTAATAACCAGGCATTGGGAGAATATTTTTCCATATAGTCAATTAGTTCAATAACTGGACCTATTGAACGCATACCATAGGCAATTCCCCCAGGACCACAGGTTTCTTGACCAACTACACCATATTTTAAAGGGATTTTCTCGTCTAACTCCCTCATGGCATATTTTCCAACTCTGATATGGGCCATTACAAAATCTACATCGGTGAAGGCTTCTTGAGGATCAGTGGTATATGAAAACTCGATTTCAGGTTTATTTTCTTTTATTAATATTTCACTGGCTTTGGCAATAATTTCTTGCCTTTCTTTATCATTATCGTAAAGTTTTAGTTTCCGTATAGGAAATCTATCATAATTTTCTATAAGCATCATTATTATACCGGGAGTGAAAGTACTACCTCCACCTGCGATTACTACTGAAAATTTTTTCATGATAATTACCTCCTTAGCTTACTGATTTTGACACAATTTCGTATATAACAATAATCATAGGGATTCGCCTCATGGTTAATTTGTTTTTTGGCAATTTTCATTTCACCCGAGGCGTAATACCTTTTATTAACAGTGATTATTTCAATAAACCTTCAAAATGCTCCCTTACTTGAGAAACAGATAATCCAACAATTACTTGGATACTATTTTCTTTTACTACTAATCCATGGGCACCAATACTTAAAAAGTATTTATCATCTTTAACTAAAGAAGGATCTTTCACAGTTACCCTTAACCTTGTAGCACAACTGGTAACATCGACTATATTATCTTTTCCACCTAATCCAACTAAAATATCCTTAGCTTTCCCAGCAAAAGAGTTGGATTTTCCTTGTTGATAATCTTTTTTAGTATAAAGTTTTGTTTCATCCTCATCTTTTTGACGGCCTGGTAATGGAATATCTAATTTGAGGATTAAGTATCTAAATAGGAAGAAATAGATAGCAGTGAAAGCTAGACCTATTAATATTTGGATTAAATAAGTAGTCCAATGGTTAGCAAATAAAGGAACCCAGTTCATAAAAGCAAATTCTATTAAACCTCCACCAAAATTACCGACAACTCCAAAGGCATACATAGTTGCAGCCATAGTAGCAGCTAACACTGAATGAATGGCGAATAAATAAGGTGCAATAAATAGGAAAGTAAATTCGATAGGCTCAGTAATACCAGTAACTACAGAGGTTAAAGTAGCGGCTAAAAGTAAACCACCAACTTTTTTACGGTTTTGAGGTTTTGCAGTTAAATACATAGCTAAAGCTATACCAGGAACACCAAAAATTTTAGAGTTACCATGAAGGGCAAAACCATATGGGAACATCTCTCTTAATGGTTCAGTGCTTTGAGCAAGGGCTGGTAAATTTTCAATCCATTGAGCAACAATACCACCTTCAACAACAGCAGGACCAAACAAGAATGGGGCATAAATAAAGTGATGTAATCCAGTTGGTATAAGTATCCTTTCTAAGAAAGTATATAACCAAACCCCAAAGACTCCAGAAGATACCATTAAACCTTGTAGTGAAGTAATTCCCTGTTGAATTACAGGCCATACAAAACAAGTAAATAATGCTATTGGGAACATTAGTATAAAAGCTACAATTGATACTAAAGGAGTTCCCTGGAATATACCTAACCATTCAGGTAGTTCTTTTTCAAAGTATTTATTGTGTAACCATATCATAATGGCGGCGACAACAATACCACCTAAAACACCGGTATCTAATGTTCTTCTTCCTGCAACTTCCGTTACACCAATTAATCCATCGGCAGTAAGGAAATTTTCATATCCAAAAAAATCTCCCCAATGGGCTAAAATTCCATTGATGTAGTAATTGAATACAACATAACCAACAAAAGATACAAAAACTGCTCTACCTGGGGCTTTCTTAGCCAAAGCAATTGGAAGACCTAAAACAAATATAAATGGCATATTTTGAAAAATAGTTAAGCTGGCAATAAGAACAGTATCCCAAAATCCATGCCAGATTGTACCTTCTTGGGCTAGAGAAGGAAAAAGTGATGTATTAAGCATAACAACTGAAAGCCCTAACATCGCCCCAAAGAATGGGAACAATAGAACCGGTGCCATCATGGCACTGCCAAAACGTTGAAGTTTACCTCTCATAAAACAACCTCCCTTTTTTATTGACAATTAGATTTTACTAAAAGAAAAGGAATTTCTTCAATATTTTTAGATAATTAAGATAAATATAAAATCAAAAGATAAATTTTCCCTTTTTCTGAGAAATTTCCCACGAAAAAAGGTAGGTTTTTACCTACCTAGTGTCCTTTAAGTTTTTTTATGTAATGCAAGATACAATCTTGTCAATGCTTCTACGACAATATAAAAAGTAGCAAAGGTCCAGTAATGTTGTTCTTTGTTAACTGGGATGTAAGAAGAAATTGCATATAAATTACAGTCTGCCATAGAAGAAAGGTAATTACTTTTTAAATTAGTTAAAGAAATGGTTTTT from Anaerobranca gottschalkii DSM 13577 harbors:
- a CDS encoding 6-phospho-alpha-glucosidase, whose protein sequence is MKKFSVVIAGGGSTFTPGIIMMLIENYDRFPIRKLKLYDNDKERQEIIAKASEILIKENKPEIEFSYTTDPQEAFTDVDFVMAHIRVGKYAMRELDEKIPLKYGVVGQETCGPGGIAYGMRSIGPVIELIDYMEKYSPNAWLLNYSNPAAIVAEATRRLRPNSKILNICDMPIGIETRMAKILGLNSRKELDVMYYGLNHFGWWTEIRDKEGNDLMPKLKSHVEKYGYVVEGGDSQHVDPSWNDTFLKARDVYKTDPDTLPNTYLKYYLFPDYVVQHSNKEYTRANEVMDGREKYVFETCKKVIEQGSTKGIHVEIDEHASYIVDLATAIAYNTKEKMLLIVPNNGAIINFDPTAMVEIPCIVEKTGPRPLVIGEIPRFQKGLMEQQVAVEKLVVDAWIEKSYHKLWQAITLSKTVPSATVAKQILDELLEANRGYWPELK
- the uvsE gene encoding UV DNA damage repair endonuclease UvsE codes for the protein MAIGYACITLGIKDSLKGCVLKNATERKLLEIIEHNLGVLERQIEYNLENNIRLFRISSDIIPFGSHIINELKWWEIFKEKLEKIGDKIKDNGIRVSMHPGQYTVLNSPNEEVVRNAVRDLEYHCRFLDSLKVDKACKVILHIGGIYGDKRKALTRFSKNYSKLGDNLKKRLVIENDEKAFNIKEVLDLGVSLGIPVVFDNLHHTINKPEGEKGDLYWIKKAGDTWEDGDGKQKIHYSQQKIGGKVGSHSDTIFVQDFFDYYKEIGGDNFDIMLEVKDKDLSAIKCINCIEKASITELEKEWAKYKYIVLEKSAKIYGEIRNLLKDKSNPQPLVFYNLIDTALKLPENKGGAVNALEHIWGYFKDKATPKEKEKFFLLLNEYKIEDKPLEKVKNYLASLSNKYQENYLLRSYYFLY
- a CDS encoding alpha-glucoside-specific PTS transporter subunit IIBC, which produces MRGKLQRFGSAMMAPVLLFPFFGAMLGLSVVMLNTSLFPSLAQEGTIWHGFWDTVLIASLTIFQNMPFIFVLGLPIALAKKAPGRAVFVSFVGYVVFNYYINGILAHWGDFFGYENFLTADGLIGVTEVAGRRTLDTGVLGGIVVAAIMIWLHNKYFEKELPEWLGIFQGTPLVSIVAFILMFPIALFTCFVWPVIQQGITSLQGLMVSSGVFGVWLYTFLERILIPTGLHHFIYAPFLFGPAVVEGGIVAQWIENLPALAQSTEPLREMFPYGFALHGNSKIFGVPGIALAMYLTAKPQNRKKVGGLLLAATLTSVVTGITEPIEFTFLFIAPYLFAIHSVLAATMAATMYAFGVVGNFGGGLIEFAFMNWVPLFANHWTTYLIQILIGLAFTAIYFFLFRYLILKLDIPLPGRQKDEDETKLYTKKDYQQGKSNSFAGKAKDILVGLGGKDNIVDVTSCATRLRVTVKDPSLVKDDKYFLSIGAHGLVVKENSIQVIVGLSVSQVREHFEGLLK
- a CDS encoding glycosyl-4,4'-diaponeurosporenoate acyltransferase, which produces MRIFYFSTATTIILNIFLWFIIHMTFGFFGNKFPKKWFEGNRGIYKSFSWEDEGRFYERVFKIKRWKKYLPDGGDFFSNGFAKKHLKTRNYEYLITFLEETRRAELVHWLQIIPVIIFFLFNLWWVGLIMVIYALAVNLPCIIAQRYNRPRLQKIIDREKCELEKVI